A single genomic interval of Spinacia oleracea cultivar Varoflay chromosome 6, BTI_SOV_V1, whole genome shotgun sequence harbors:
- the LOC130463122 gene encoding protein FAR1-RELATED SEQUENCE 5-like has translation MDNIEEHPRVPIDLNESGETEELLKHRVGMCFLSGADFSRFCHEYAYGEGFELFIKSSDLLKEFKAKGVCRRGVGEKEAKPDMTKRMRFKCKRGGQAKTEGCNVTGCQMFVYGVLRGGKYEITRCELAHNHELNPSCSNLMVNYRSIDQGTFERAIINDNAGISINRNFSAQVLERGGFDNMTFNNRDLRNAINLDRRMSRCLGDAKALEDYFKKQHELNNEFYSCLKVGEDGTLLNAFWSDARSRDSYKYFGDVITFDTTFSVNRFRMPFAPFIGINHHGSSIIFGAALITHEDTETFVWVFEQFLKCMGTKPKGICTDQCRAIGRAVEVVFPGVPHRFCLWHLLQNASKNLGTNANWKDIDRLIRTTVRDMVDPEEFDEAWCIIMDKYGLREAGWMKDQYETRSQWAPVYCRGTS, from the exons ATGGATAACATAGAAGAGCATCCTAGGGTACCCATAGACCTGAATGAAAGTGGTGAAACAGAAGAATTACTTAAACATAGGGTAGGGATGTGCTTTCTATCAGGAGCCGACTTTAGTAGATTTTGTCATGAATATGCTTACGGAGAAGGTTTCGAGCTATTTATAAAAAGTAGTGACTTGCTGAAAGAGTTTAAGGCTAAGGGGGTTTGTAGAAGAGGTGTAGGAGAAAAAGAGGCGAAGCCAGATATGACGAAACGTATGAGGTTCAAATGTAAGAGGGGGGGTCAGGCAAAAACGGAAGGTTGTAATGTCACTGGTTGCCAAATGTTTGTTTATGGGGTTTTGAGGGGAGGAAAATATGAGATAACGAGGTGTGAGCTGGCGCATAACCATGAACTCAATCCTTCGTGTAGTAATTTAATGGTTAACTATAGAAGTATTGATCAAGGAACGTTTGAGAGAGCGATCATCAATGATAACGCGGGAATTAGCATAAATAGGAACTTCAGTGCACAGGTTCTTGAGCGTGGTGGGTTTGATAATATGACTTTCAACAATCGAGATCTGAGGAATGCAATTAATTTAGATCGACGTATGTCAAGGTGTTTGGGAGATGCAAAGGCACTAGAAGATTACTTCAAGAAGCAACATGAACTGAATAATGAATTTTATAGTTGTCTTAAAGTTGGTGAAGATGGGACTTTGTTGAATGCTTTCTGGTCTGATGCCCGGAGCAGAGATTCCTATAAATACTTTGGAGATGTAATAACATTCGACACAACCTTCTCTGTGAACAG GTTCCGTATGCCCTTTGCACCCTTTATCGGTATCAACCACCACGGATCATCTATAATATTTGGGGCTGCATTAATCACGCACGAAGACACAGAAACTTTTGTATGGGTGTTTGAGCAATTTCTGAAGTGCATGGGTACGAAACCAAAAGGAATTTGTACAGATCAGTGTAGGGCGATTGGTAGAGCAGTGGAGGTTGTGTTCCCGGGTGTCCCGCACAGATTTTGTTTATGGCATCTGCTCCAGAATGCGTCGAAGAACCTGGGAACCAATGCCAATTGGAAAGATATTGACCGTTTAATACGTACAACTGTCCGTGATATGGTGGATCCGGAAGAATTTGATGAAGCTTGGTGTATAATAATGGACAAATATGGTCTAAGGGAAGCGGGTTGGATGAAGGACCAATATGAAACAAGGAGTCAATGGGCTCCCGTGTATTGTAGAGGCACTTCTTGA